The Solanum lycopersicum chromosome 8, SLM_r2.1 DNA segment GATATCTTATGCACACTAGATATCCAAGAAAACTTTTGGCCATCTTAACTGGAACTACCGTCTTGAACTATTACAGAAGATGGGATTTGGATCCAAGTGGATAAGGTGGATCAAACATTAAACCGGCAGAGTCAAATTCTCAGTATTGGTCAACAGAGCCCCCTACTGGTTTTTTCTCTTCCTACATAGGCTTGAGACAAGGAGCTATAGAAGGCATAAGCAATATGATATAGACTGCAAAATTAAATGGATGGGTCAAAGGTTCCCAAGCAATTCCCAGTACAGTGAACGACTTACAAATATCCACCTGCGGTATACTGTTGACACCCTGGTTTTCTGTGAGGCTTCCAAAGAACAAATTCTATTATTGAGAGTGATTGTCATCCTTTCTGAATCCATATATGCTTACACATTATTTGGATAAAGAGCTACATTTATCGTGTCAATGAAATGGCTGATATTCAATCCTTGGCTGATGTTTTAGGAGAGACATGAACACTTCCTACTAAATACTGGGGTATGCCTCTTGGTGCAAAGAGAAAATATGTGAGATATGGAATGAGGTGTAGAAAAATGTGAAAGAAGACTAACCAACTGGAGAAGTCAATATATCTTTATGGGAGGAAGATTGACTTTGAACAACAACATGCTTGATGCTTTACCCACATATATGATGTCTATCTTTCCTGCCCCTATATATGTGATAGAAAAGATAGACGCCTTAAGGAGGAATTTCTTCTGGCTAGACAATGATGACAAGAAAAAATTCATCTTGGGTAACTTTGacaaaaaaacaagaagaaagggGGAATGGGAGTCAGGAACATGTTGATGCACAATAGACGTCTGATTATGATGTGGTTGTGGAGATTTGATATAGATGACAACCAGCTTTGGAAACAAGTTGCTAAAGCTAAATATGGAAAAGAGGGGTTATGGACAACAAAGGTAGTGACTACTTTCTATGGATGCAACATCTGGAAAtctagggataatgcccaagtaccccctcaacctatgcccgaaatctcagagacacacttatactatactgaggtcctattacccccctgaacttattttattaataattttttacccctttttagcctacgtggcactatcttgtgggcccaatgatggttgacttttttttcaaactagtgtcacgtaagctataaaggggtagaaaattacttataaaataagttcaggggggtaaaaggaccttagtatagtataagtgtgtctctgggatttcgggcataggttgagggggtacttgtgcatttttccggAAATCTATCCGAAACCTTTGGCCGATTTTCCAACAAAGAATAGGCTTCAAAATTGGGAATGGAATGAAAAATTTCCTGTTGGAATGACGTTTGGATTAGAGAAAACACACCCAATCATCTCTTTCCAAAATTATACAGCTTTTGTCAACAAGCATCAATAGCTGACATGTGGACAGACATGGATTAAAGACTTATTGACCCTGGGAATATAAGAAATCAATGTATTTAGGGAACCGAAACTTATCATCTGCCAAActcaaaagaaatgaaaaacgGGCAAGTATTGAGTCTCAGATTTAGAAGAATTTTTGAATAATTGAGAGATGGAAAAAATTGCAGATTTCCTCCACATTCTCAGTTAAATGGTTTTTTAGAAGAGGTGGATAGCTTAGTTTGACATTGTCACAGCAAAAGGGAAGTTTTTGTAAAGTCTATATCTCACTAGCTCCAACAATCAAGTGGGTTGTTCACTATGGAAGATGAGCTGGTGGTGAAAATTCCTTACAATGTAAGCTTGTTTCACATGGCTTTTTACTACAAAAAAGGTTCTGACAAATGAAATACTTGAGCAAGAGAGGAATGCAACTATACTCAGATGTTATCTCTTTGTAATGAACAAGTAGATATAGTTAACCACCATTTTTTTTGCACTGTAAATGGACATATCGACTATGGAAACTTTTGATCAACTTGAGGAAAATTTAGTGGGTGATGCCAAGAAGAATAAAGGGAGTGCTAAACTTAAGGAACAGTGATGGCAATGCAACTAGCAGGGAGGAGATATAGAAAGATCGTCTCAGCTTTATTTGGTGGTCAGTTTTGACTAAGAGAAATCAGAGATGTTTTGAGGGAAAACATTGTGACATCCAGAAGATCGTGATAAATTGCCTACCCCTctattatttttggtgtaaacagaaGTTGTTCATACAAACTGAAGATATTTTGTATGTTCACAGTTTATAATAGTTAAGTTTTAACAGATAAGACCCTTATGTAATCAGCCTACTTTTTTGTCGGACTAACAATTTCGTGATGTAGTATTCCtgttgatattaatttttacttttatgaaaaatttaccaactcaaaaatatcatttgaaTGATCATGATGCAATACGAAGAGCATATATTCAAAAGTCTTTTCCAATTTCAAAATTACAAGTTTCTTCAATGATGAGCTTTTGAGTAACTATTTggtatttatagaaaaaagaacatttttaatatttccaGTGAGTTTATGATGGACACGTCTTAGAAAATGAGAACTCTGAGGAGAGGTGcaacaaacaacaacatacccagtgaaaCTCCACAAGGTTTAAGGAGGGTAGAATGTATGCAAACCTTACCACTATCTCGTGGAGGTAACGATATTGTTTTCTGAgagaccctcggctcaagtgCAACAAATCCCGGTATAAAGGAGACAATGAAGATCGAGGAGAATTTGGCTAATAATGAGGAAATGATGCAAAAGTTTACCAGAGAGATTAATCATGTGATAATCCAAACTCCATAAACAACACACTAGGGTAGactattaagaaaaaaacaaacaattataaaaataaaaataaaacaaaagaagtACAATAATGCAACTAGTACCATTGCAAACACCAGCCACCCTATGCACGACAACATTACACTACCTACTAATTTTCTACCCTAATACGTATCCTCCACACCCTCTTATCTAGGATCATATGGTCGGTAGCTTGAAACTGCATTATATCATGTCTTTCATATCTCCCTAATACTTCTTCGGCCTACCTCTGCCTCTCTTCATTCCTTCTATAAACAACCTCTTGTACCTCCCCATTGGTGCATCTATGCATTTCCTCTTCACATGTCCAAACCATCTGAGTCTCGCTTCTCTCATTTATCTACCACTGAGGCCCATCCCACCTTATTTTGAATATCCTCATTTCTAACTTTATCACTACCTAGTATTATGGGTGGGCGTTCAGTTCTTTGGTTCGGTTTTATCAAATTTCACTTCGGTTTTTCGATTTTCTGTTTTAGAAAAGTGTGCACCATATACCAAACCAAAGTAATTTGGTTCCATTCGGTTTAGTTAGGTGTTTTTAAATTGGTTTTTCGGTtcgaatgaaaaataaaatgaggacAAAGTCAAAGTGtaagataattaaaatttaaaaatatgttgaGGGATCATGTGTCTCTCATGGAACGCTTGTTGTGCTAACTAAAAGACTAATCATCTTTGTCAAGAACATTGTGCCTTCAACTATTTCTCTAGAAAAACAAGGACGAAGACGGGTTCCTTAACATAACATACattgataaaaatatgttttggtTATTCTTGAAAACTAATATTTGAAGTTAACTATTAATTATacatttgttttgttttttttaatttgttcatgaatgatttaattgttagttgaatttttattattaatttgtatttttttcaataaaagttCGGTTCTTCGGTGCACTGAAGTTCTAAGACCCTTACACCGAACTAAGGAACcgaacttttgaaaaaataacacCGACACCGAATCGAAAATTGAAGAACTGAATTAGTTCGGTTCGATTTTTCAGTTTCCCGGTATTTATGCCCACCTGTACCTAGTATGGCCACACATCCACGGACCAAACATCCATCGCAACATTCTCATCTCTGCAACTTGCATCTCTTGGACATGGGAGTTCTTAAGTAGCCAACATTCAGTTCCATACAAAAATGTTGGTCGAACCACCTTGCTACACTACTTACCTTTGAGTTCCAGTGGTACCCTTTTATCACACAAGACTCTAGAGGCAAGCCTTCACTTCATCCATGTCACACCGATACGATGTGTGATATCATCGTCGATGTCCTTGCTCCCTTGACGTATAGATCCAAGATACTTGAATATATCTCACTTGGGGATATTTTGTGTGTCAAGCCTCACTTCCATGCTTACCTCATGCATCACATCATTGAATTTGCACTCCACATATTCTGTCTTGGTCCAGCTCAACCTCAGCCCTTTAGCCTCCAAAGTATGTCTCCACATCTCTAACTTAACATTAACTCCAAAGGTGTAGTAGTGtgcttgaatttatttttctaatatatggcattgttatattaatttattcactTCTTTAAATGTCGACGGTGCTTATGGAAAATCATGTGTAAGTCACTGGAAGATAACTCTAGGTTCTTACAAGTTGTCACATTTTACTGAGTGCTATATATTTGGAGTGTATTGTTAAGCTTAAAAAGTTCTATTGTAAGATTTCACAGCATGATATTAACATTATCTTTTGGCATTTTATAGAGAAATCCTTAGAGATTGATCAACCTAAATATGGAGATTGCCGGAATATATTGCGTTCTGGTCCTGCATCATCTCTTCGTGTCAATATTCGAGCAGTAAGTTAAAGTTCTCCCACATCTCACTCTCAACTCTATGAATGACATTTTCTGACGGTTGATAATTATCCATCTGTACAGCTTTTCTCAAAATTAGGAATGTATGAAGCTGATTTGCTTGGTTTAGACTTGTGAATGTTCCATTCTGGTCTTGGAGCACGCTATACATCCTAAGGATGAGTGATAAATTAGGGATGTTAAAtgattttaaacattttgagACAATTTTTTATCTCGTAGGCAGTAGGAGGAACTTGAAAAAGATTCGAAGAGAAAAAAGCAAGAATTTCTTCATTTATCTGCAAATGCTCTGCTATGCCATATCTGCTGCATGGTGCTAATATGAACATTTGTCATTTAGAAGTCCAAGCGAAGTATTCGAATTAGAGAGTCAGTTAAACAAAATACCATTGCAAGTAGCATTTTTGACAGTTTATCATATGTCTATCAAATCAAGGAGAAAATATCCCGAATGCTCAAATTTTAGTtaccaagaaaagaaaaaaaatctgggtacataaaaaagaaaaagctccaaattttttaatatatcttgTTGCTTGGTTTGAAAATGGTGTTGCACTGATGTTTTATATTCCTTCACATGTTCGACTAATTCTAGGcagttcttttttcttttcatttagtTATGTagtttgtaatttctttttcttaactAGTCTATTGATTGTTGTACAGAGAGATACTTAGGCTTCTTCCTACTACAAAATAGATGATCAACTGCTGAAAAAATTCTCTTATTTTATCATTCAATTTCAGGTAGCACAATACGCAGCTGATGGTGGCAATGGTAAATTAGCTTTCAGTGATGTTGATGAGTGTCTGAGGTACTACGTCGTACATTCACCTGTCAACCTGAACAATGTTGTTTAACTATAACGTAACACGGTAACATTATAGCTACGCAGTTAAGGCtgtatattaaaatttgttgTACCTGCACAGGATGATCAGTCTATTGGGTAGATGTAAGAAAATTTTAGAATGTCCTTGGAACACTGATGATTTCTCTAGGTCAGAGAGAGTTCCATAATTGATTTTGTTCCTGTAAGCTTCctgatttattttcttgaacaaGGTTGGCTGCAAAAGATCATGTCAcgaatatgatattattattctaCACTGCCAGATGGAACACCTTCAAATTGATGACAAGAGGAGCATGCTTAGTATGTACATCAGTAAATAAAAGGACCAATTTTAACCAAAATGCAAATTGGACCATCATTGCATGTCAACTTTGTTTTTTTAGTCACACATGATGCTATTTGTGTTTTTAATCTTTCACGCAGTGCATTGGAAGGACTTGACTCGTTGCTTTTGCGTGCATCAAGAAAGGATCCAGGGGCCTCAATTGACTCAATGAAGGCACAAATTGCTACTGCCTTAAATGCATTGGACAGGTCATACTTCCATCATTCTGCCTCAGTTATAATTCCTATATGAATTCCCTACATCCTTTCTTCTCTATCCAAATAATAAATAGCGTCTTTCAACCTCAGTGATTCTTTATATCTCAATTATCCCTGCAATAGTTATCTAGTTTAATCTGAACGAGTGGCGGCTTTTGCCTAGTAGTTATTTTTTACCTTTTCTTTCTTCAGTCTTCTTAAAACTGTCCCAACTGATGTGCTTGAAAAGGGAAAGTCTGTAgctgattcatatttttttgctgGTGAGGAAGAAGTAGCACCTGAGAGACTGGACCCTGAGCTGAAGCAACTGGAATCTATActgtaaaaaattacaaaagccTCTTTCTTGATCAGGTCAATGTTTTTGCATTGCTCATTAGTTGATGGGCAGAGAGAGTGTTACTCTTTACTCTCTTCATTGATGCAGGTCATTCAAAGTATTTAAGTAATTAGTGTTGTTTTATCTCTCTACTGAATCGTTTCATATATGCATATTTACTAATGTAAAAATCACACCATATGTACATTTAAGGCTATATATATCGAGTTATAaa contains these protein-coding regions:
- the LOC101268490 gene encoding uncharacterized protein isoform X3 — encoded protein: MKMKCLVLFHFWCKQEYREDLESIMDVLRSLKQLDPLEAYVPAVLLAGVQIKELEKSLEIDQPKYGDCRNILRSGPASSLRVNIRAVAQYAADGGNGKLAFSDVDECLSALEGLDSLLLRASRKDPGASIDSMKAQIATALNALDSLLKTVPTDVLEKGKSVADSYFFAGEEEVAPERLDPELKQLESIL
- the LOC101268490 gene encoding uncharacterized protein isoform X2, with the protein product MTITVYTPAHVTTSVLNSRLLRSPPRRTLSTARYHRNFCLTCVLIPETRRESRRLVNIALGVLLQWLALPNDAVGASPFDKYVKRKQLDPLEAYVPAVLLAGVQIKELEKSLEIDQPKYGDCRNILRSGPASSLRVNIRAVAQYAADGGNGKLAFSDVDECLSALEGLDSLLLRASRKDPGASIDSMKAQIATALNALDSLLKTVPTDVLEKGKSVADSYFFAGEEEVAPERLDPELKQLESIL